In Cicer arietinum cultivar CDC Frontier isolate Library 1 chromosome 7, Cicar.CDCFrontier_v2.0, whole genome shotgun sequence, a single window of DNA contains:
- the LOC101511073 gene encoding endochitinase, whose amino-acid sequence MRNTKLSCLILCLLPFFLVAKAEQCGTQASGAVCPNGLCCSQHGYCGTTDPYCGQGCQSQCKSSSTPTPIPPSTGGGDVGRLVPSSLFEQMLKYRNDGRCPGHGFYTYDAFIAAAQSFNGFGTTGDDTTRKRELAAFFAQTSHETTGGWASAPDGPYAWGYCFVNENSQENYCTSKDWPCPPGKSYHGRGPIQLTHNYNYGEAGKVIGEDLINNPDLVSTNPTVSFKTAIWFWMTPQANKPSSHDVIIGKWTPSNDDSSAGRVPGYGVITNIINGGIECGHGQDDKVDDRVGFFRRYCQLLGVNPGDNLDCNNQRPFA is encoded by the exons ATGAGAAACACAAAATTGTCTTGTTTAATACTATGTTTACTACCTTTCTTTCTTGTTGCCAAAGCAGAGCAATGTGGAACACAAGCTAGTGGAGCTGTGTGTCCAAATGGATTATGTTGCAGCCAACATGGTTATTGTGGTACCACTGATCCTTATTGTGGACAAGGTTGTCAAAGCCAATGTAAATCTTCATCAACACCAACACCAATACCACCTAGTACCGGTGGAGGAGATGTCGGAAGGCTTGTTCCTTCTTCTCTGTTCGAACAAATGCTTAAATATCGAAATGATGGACGGTGTCCTGGACATGGATTTTATACTTACGATGCTTTCATTGCTGCTGCTCAATCTTTTAATGGATTTGGTACAACTGGTGATGATACCACTCGTAAGAGGGAACTTGCTGCTTTCTTCGCTCAAACTTCTCATGAAACCACAG GAGGGTGGGCAAGTGCACCAGACGGTCCATATGCGTGGGGTTATTGTTTTGTGAATGAAAATAGTCAAGAAAACTATTGTACATCAAAAGATTGGCCATGTCCTCCTGGAAAAAGTTACCATGGCAGAGGACCTATCCAACTCACTCA TAACTACAACTATGGTGAAGCGGGTAAAGTGATTGGTGAAGATTTGATAAACAATCCCGATTTAGTGTCCACAAACCCAACTGTGTCATTCAAAACAGCCATATGGTTTTGGATGACCCCACAGGCAAACAAGCCATCAAGCCATGATGTCATTATTGGAAAATGGACGCCATCTAATGATGACAGCTCAGCCGGGCGGGTCCCCGGATATGGCGTTATCACCAACATAATCAACGGTGGGATTGAGTGTGGGCATGGTCAAGATGATAAGGTCGATGATCGGGTTGGGTTCTTTAGAAGGTATTGTCAATTATTGGGTGTCAACCCTGGTGATAACTTGGATTGTAACAATCAAAGGCCATTTGCTTAA
- the LOC101511381 gene encoding protein STRICTOSIDINE SYNTHASE-LIKE 6-like — protein MDSSSSSPLSNSLNHTNKITQTMSYLLTTLFAIAISVAVAAVLYRPEPFQPVQFPSGDLTHRTANAPAVNPRMLIGWEVVAEGEVDGPEDLAYDKRRRLIYTGCEDGWIKRVTVNDSVGDSVVENWVNTGGRPLGLALEKNGELIVADATLGLVRVTQEKGKQTKVEILADEHDGLKFNLTDGVDVGKDGTIYFTDASYKYNLKDFYYDIVEGEPHGRFMSYNPATKNVTLLARNLYFANGVAVAPDQKFVVYCETVKRRCRKYYLQGSKKGRIGEFCPDLPGMPDNIHYVGKGQYFIGMSTSVTPERGLLLKYPFLRKSAAKFAKYFRRPKVEKNGGVLVVNLEGKQTEHYYEPQLSLISSGIKVEDYIYCGSLSYPFILRVNVKQYPALPLP, from the exons ATGGACTCATCTTCTTCATCACCGCTCTCTAATTCTCTAAACCATACAAACAAAATAACACAAACAATGTCATATCTTTTAACAACCTTATTCGCCATTGCTATCTCGGTAGCGGTGGCTGCTGTTCTTTACCGGCCCGAACCATTTCAACCGGTTCAATTTCCATCCGGTGATTTAACTCATCGAACCGCGAACGCTCCAGCTGTAAACCCGCGCATGCTGATTGGGTGGGAAGTTGTGGCAGAGGGAGAGGTGGATGGACCTGAAGACTTGGCTTATGATAAGAGGAGGCGACTCATCTACACCGGCTGTGAGGATGGGTGGATTAAGCGAGTTACTGTCAATGACTCGGTGGGTGACTCGGTGGTTGAAAATTGGGTCAACACTGGTGGAAGACCACTTGGACTCGCTTTGGAGAAAAACGGTGAACTCATAGTTGCCGATGCTACTTTG GGACTAGTGAGAGTGACACAGGAAAAAGGGAAGCAAACGAAGGTTGAAATTCTGGCGGATGAGCATGATggattgaaattcaatttaacaGATGGAGTTGATGTTGGTAAAGATGGAACAATTTATTTCACAGACGCATCATACAAATACAATTTGAAGGATTTCTACTATGACATTGTGGAAGGTGAGCCTCATGGTAGATTCATGAGCTATAATCCAGCAACAAAAAACGTAACATTGCTTGCCCGTAACCTCTACTTTGCTAATGGAGTTGCGGTCGCACCTGACCAAAAATTTGTTGTCTACTGTGAAACTGTCAA GAGAAGGTGTAGAAAATATTACCTGCAAGGTTCCaagaaaggaagaataggtgAATTTTGTCCAGATCTACCGGGCATGCCCGATAATATTCATTATGTTGGCAAAGGACAATATTTTATTGGAATGTCCACG TCTGTAACTCCTGAAAGGGGTTTATTACTTAAATATCCCTTCCTCAGGAAAAGTGCAGCGAAGTTTGCAAAGTATTTTAGAAGACCAAAAGTAGAGAAGAACGGTGGAGTTTTAGTTGTGAATTTGGAAGGAAAGCAAACAGAGCACTATTATGAGCCTCAATTATCACTTATTTCAAGTGGGATCAAAGTTGAAGATTATATATATTGTGGCTCTCTTTCATATCCCTTTATACTACGTGTAAATGTGAAGCAATATCCTGCACTTCCCTTACCATGA